The following coding sequences lie in one Candidatus Eisenbacteria bacterium genomic window:
- a CDS encoding response regulator, with the protein MQKDCKTILVVEDEPALRRFLELLLRKNGYDVAVASDGVEALARADEKKPDLVLLDLMMPKMDGFEVCQRLKSQSTTAKIPVFILTARTTAEARERCSAVGADEFIMKPYNPQDLMDRVEKRLNENQSQS; encoded by the coding sequence ATGCAGAAGGATTGCAAGACGATCCTTGTCGTTGAAGATGAGCCGGCGCTCCGGCGATTCCTGGAGCTCCTTCTCCGAAAGAACGGCTATGACGTCGCTGTCGCCTCCGATGGGGTGGAGGCCCTTGCCAGGGCCGATGAGAAGAAACCCGATCTTGTTTTGCTGGATCTCATGATGCCGAAGATGGACGGATTTGAGGTTTGCCAGCGGCTGAAATCACAATCGACGACAGCGAAGATTCCCGTATTTATTCTCACGGCAAGAACAACCGCGGAGGCGAGGGAGCGGTGCTCCGCGGTCGGCGCTGATGAGTTTATCATGAAGCCCTATAATCCACAGGACCTTATGGATCGGGTTGAAAAGCGTCTTAACGAAAATCAAAGCCAGAGTTAA
- a CDS encoding ROK family protein, giving the protein MKVAVGADIGGTSIKAAVVSVLGTLKHDRILPTRSQDTPEDTVTRLADALGGLLLEAARIAGVEPRNIPVGIGCAGLIDTSRGIVQISPNLPHWRDVPLGAMLAERLGSPVLLINDANAFVLGEGRAGAGRGARVLLGLTLGTGVGGGILLDGELFTGVHGWAGEMGHTPLQIDGEKCACGSYGCLEGFVGNREIVLRYMELAGGEPTQILKKFLKDPSEQPTPETLSLAARAGDAPAIESFRQTGRYLGAALAGFVNIFDPDRIVLGGGVAQAGELILKPAREMMEERMMFPQKQHPELCLAALGPHAAVIGASLEALNRVGKNEFSGGA; this is encoded by the coding sequence GTGAAAGTCGCGGTCGGCGCCGATATCGGAGGCACAAGTATCAAGGCCGCGGTTGTTTCCGTTCTGGGAACCCTGAAGCACGATCGAATCCTGCCGACACGATCCCAGGACACACCCGAAGATACCGTCACCCGATTGGCGGATGCGCTGGGGGGGCTTCTTCTCGAAGCGGCCCGCATCGCCGGAGTCGAACCCCGCAACATACCGGTCGGCATCGGGTGTGCCGGGCTCATCGACACATCAAGAGGAATTGTTCAGATCTCACCCAACCTTCCTCATTGGAGGGATGTACCTCTTGGAGCGATGCTGGCAGAGCGGCTCGGCTCACCCGTTCTTCTTATCAATGATGCGAATGCCTTTGTCCTTGGCGAGGGCCGCGCCGGCGCCGGGAGAGGCGCCCGCGTCTTGCTGGGGTTGACCTTGGGAACCGGTGTTGGTGGCGGGATCCTGCTCGATGGCGAGCTCTTCACCGGCGTCCATGGTTGGGCGGGGGAAATGGGGCACACTCCCCTTCAGATCGATGGTGAAAAATGTGCCTGCGGGAGCTACGGTTGTCTCGAGGGTTTCGTCGGGAACCGGGAAATCGTCTTGCGGTACATGGAGTTAGCCGGCGGCGAGCCGACACAGATCTTGAAGAAGTTTTTGAAGGATCCCTCCGAACAGCCGACACCAGAGACCTTGTCGCTTGCGGCCCGAGCGGGCGATGCCCCCGCCATTGAGTCCTTCCGCCAAACGGGGCGCTATCTTGGGGCGGCCTTGGCCGGGTTTGTCAATATTTTCGATCCGGACAGGATTGTCTTGGGCGGGGGTGTGGCGCAGGCCGGAGAGCTGATCTTGAAACCGGCGCGGGAAATGATGGAGGAGCGGATGATGTTCCCGCAGAAACAGCACCCGGAACTTTGTTTGGCGGCCCTGGGTCCTCATGCCGCTGTGATCGGCGCATCGCTAGAGGCCTTAAACCGGGTTGGCAAGAACGAATTTTCCGGCGGTGCGTAG
- a CDS encoding bifunctional folylpolyglutamate synthase/dihydrofolate synthase codes for MTYDEALDRLYTLEHSGIKLGLSRIQSALRDLGSPQNAFASVHIAGTNGKGSTSAMMAGVLRSCGLRTGLYTSPHIRDFRERIRIDGRMAAPGWIIEGLETIWPAVERNSLSFFEAATCLAFWIFVQQGVRIAVLEVGLGGRLDATNVVTPQLAIITSLSIDHQKTLGASLAEIAGEKAGILKPGVELILAGCPKEARDTVLSVALERGVPVQLDREALAVRDLQLHPRSTQWRSIRKGEDLPAWLDGCWEIPMAGAHQVENARMVLLGAALLQKQGWPLTEAGIRTGLRSTHWPGRLEVLLPQYPILLDVAHNPEGGRRLVRALNRWPELGKARWIVGMVKGKDHKNFLHQLSRAGGRFHFCSPEHPRCVPTEVLAEAAEGLNYTMHPSVEDALNCALEERGDDEICVVSGSFFTMDEACRALGIGPRESLQESVEVTL; via the coding sequence ATGACATACGATGAGGCCTTGGATCGCTTATACACATTGGAACATTCCGGCATCAAGTTGGGGCTGTCCCGCATTCAATCCGCTCTCAGGGATCTTGGCTCGCCGCAGAATGCCTTCGCCTCCGTTCATATCGCCGGGACGAATGGTAAAGGCTCGACGAGCGCCATGATGGCCGGCGTGCTTCGCTCCTGCGGGCTGCGTACCGGTTTGTACACCTCGCCTCACATCCGCGATTTCAGGGAGCGCATCCGCATTGACGGCCGGATGGCCGCGCCCGGCTGGATTATTGAGGGCCTTGAGACTATCTGGCCCGCGGTGGAGCGGAACAGTTTATCATTCTTTGAAGCGGCGACCTGTCTTGCCTTCTGGATCTTTGTTCAACAGGGCGTCCGCATTGCCGTGCTTGAGGTGGGATTGGGCGGGCGGCTTGATGCGACAAATGTTGTGACGCCGCAACTCGCGATCATCACCTCCCTTTCCATCGACCACCAGAAGACCCTTGGAGCCAGCCTGGCCGAGATCGCCGGAGAGAAAGCCGGAATCCTCAAACCAGGGGTGGAACTCATTCTGGCCGGATGCCCGAAGGAGGCCCGGGATACCGTGCTGTCGGTCGCTCTCGAACGGGGCGTCCCGGTACAGCTGGATAGAGAAGCCCTGGCCGTCAGAGATCTCCAGCTTCATCCACGTTCTACACAGTGGAGAAGTATAAGAAAGGGTGAAGACCTCCCCGCCTGGCTGGATGGCTGCTGGGAGATCCCGATGGCCGGCGCCCACCAGGTGGAGAATGCCCGCATGGTTCTTCTGGGAGCCGCCCTGTTACAAAAGCAAGGCTGGCCGCTGACGGAAGCCGGTATCCGGACCGGACTTCGGTCGACCCATTGGCCCGGCCGGCTTGAAGTTCTGCTTCCTCAATATCCGATACTGCTCGATGTGGCTCATAATCCTGAGGGGGGGCGCCGGCTGGTCCGGGCGCTCAACCGCTGGCCCGAGCTCGGGAAGGCCCGCTGGATCGTGGGGATGGTCAAGGGGAAGGATCACAAAAATTTTCTTCACCAGTTGAGCCGAGCCGGGGGCCGCTTTCACTTTTGCTCGCCGGAACACCCCCGATGCGTTCCCACAGAGGTGCTCGCGGAGGCGGCCGAGGGGCTGAATTATACAATGCATCCATCCGTGGAGGATGCTCTGAATTGCGCCCTGGAAGAACGCGGTGATGATGAAATCTGTGTTGTCTCCGGGTCGTTTTTTACAATGGATGAGGCCTGCCGGGCGTTAGGGATCGGTCCTCGGGAATCACTTCAGGAGTCCGTGGAGGTGACTTTGTGA
- the accD gene encoding acetyl-CoA carboxylase, carboxyltransferase subunit beta — translation MQSWWRIGRKSLKTQEKKEVPDGVWLKCGGCGEILYRRELERNAWVCGTCGHHFRIPPQTYIQLLVDPDSFKEMFSNIRSTDPLEFRDSKRYADRLKAATATDPSAEAIISGCAQINRHPVAIGFMNFSFLGGSMASAVGERVSRLIQYSLKERIPLIIVSCSGGARMQEGALSLMQMAKTCAQLARLDDAGLPFISILTDPTTGGVTASFASLGDINIAEPNALIGFAGPRVIEQTINQELPPGFQRSEFLLEHGMIDAIIPRTLMREKLSTLLGLFYDSGSMQSLLAPSGKDQEGVAEEMPSDAEEVSL, via the coding sequence ATGCAATCCTGGTGGCGGATCGGGCGTAAATCGCTCAAGACGCAGGAGAAAAAAGAGGTGCCCGATGGTGTGTGGCTCAAATGCGGCGGGTGTGGCGAGATCCTTTACCGCCGCGAGTTAGAGAGAAATGCCTGGGTTTGCGGAACCTGCGGCCATCATTTCCGGATTCCCCCGCAAACCTATATACAACTCCTCGTCGATCCCGATTCCTTCAAGGAGATGTTCTCGAATATCCGCTCCACCGATCCGCTCGAATTCCGCGATTCAAAGCGCTATGCGGATCGTCTAAAGGCAGCCACGGCGACGGACCCATCCGCCGAAGCGATTATCAGCGGCTGCGCCCAGATCAACCGCCATCCCGTGGCGATCGGATTCATGAATTTTTCGTTTTTAGGTGGAAGCATGGCTTCCGCGGTGGGAGAGAGAGTCTCCCGCTTGATCCAATACAGCCTAAAAGAGCGTATTCCCCTTATTATCGTTTCCTGCTCCGGCGGAGCCCGGATGCAGGAGGGGGCCCTCTCCCTCATGCAAATGGCGAAGACCTGCGCCCAGCTGGCGCGGTTGGATGATGCGGGTCTTCCCTTCATCTCCATTCTCACCGATCCAACGACGGGTGGGGTTACGGCAAGCTTTGCCTCTTTGGGGGATATCAATATCGCCGAGCCGAACGCCCTCATCGGCTTCGCGGGCCCGCGCGTGATCGAGCAGACCATCAATCAGGAATTGCCCCCCGGTTTTCAGCGTTCTGAATTCCTTCTCGAGCACGGAATGATCGATGCCATTATTCCCCGAACGTTGATGCGGGAAAAACTATCGACCCTGCTCGGATTGTTTTATGACAGCGGATCGATGCAGAGCCTCCTGGCGCCATCGGGGAAGGATCAGGAGGGTGTTGCGGAGGAGATGCCTTCTGACGCCGAAGAGGTCTCTTTATGA
- the rimI gene encoding ribosomal protein S18-alanine N-acetyltransferase has product MSADHSTKQNSHEGIEDPIIRPMRLADVEGVAAIERVCFSDPWSARAFAAEVTGAGGRNWVWVVESRSEIIGYLVAWCVEDEVHLANIAVAPDRRGRGIGRSLMNRLLKKARERKSAWIALEVRFSNDAARGLYESLGFRSVAIRKLYYQREGEDALVMMYHLPPEPLRTEEE; this is encoded by the coding sequence ATGTCCGCCGACCACAGTACAAAACAGAACTCCCACGAAGGGATTGAAGATCCGATCATCCGGCCTATGCGGCTGGCGGATGTCGAGGGTGTGGCCGCCATCGAGAGGGTTTGCTTCTCTGATCCCTGGTCCGCCCGGGCTTTTGCCGCGGAGGTCACCGGCGCCGGAGGACGGAATTGGGTTTGGGTTGTCGAATCAAGAAGTGAGATTATCGGGTATCTCGTGGCCTGGTGTGTTGAAGATGAGGTTCATCTGGCCAATATCGCCGTGGCCCCCGATCGGAGAGGGCGCGGGATCGGGCGCTCCCTCATGAACCGTCTTCTGAAAAAGGCCCGTGAGCGGAAGTCAGCTTGGATCGCCCTTGAAGTCCGTTTCTCCAATGATGCGGCCCGGGGATTGTATGAGAGTTTAGGATTTCGCTCGGTCGCCATCCGAAAATTGTATTACCAGCGTGAAGGAGAGGATGCTTTGGTTATGATGTATCACCTGCCGCCGGAGCCTCTCCGGACAGAGGAGGAATAG
- the tsaB gene encoding tRNA (adenosine(37)-N6)-threonylcarbamoyltransferase complex dimerization subunit type 1 TsaB, which yields MRILGIETSGPTAEVALMEDQEVVAAGSLRIRGRTGERLIDLIDSLFQWADWELGVLQRIAIDIGPGSFTGLRVGLALAKGLSLGTGIAVVPVSSLEALAAGIAGDQPVLATLPAPKGRVYAALLQRDTEGYHPLIAEACWEPSTLRAEIGHRLDPAADRGALAGPGIDRLDLSHQLWRGGWRLYPELHPSAVTVALCGSGTGRENLRGKELAALVPRYLKGADVRRPQYKTELPRRD from the coding sequence ATGCGTATCCTCGGGATTGAGACATCAGGCCCCACCGCCGAAGTCGCCTTGATGGAAGACCAAGAGGTCGTCGCCGCGGGATCTCTTCGGATCCGGGGAAGGACCGGTGAGCGCCTGATAGACTTGATTGACTCCCTCTTCCAGTGGGCGGATTGGGAACTCGGCGTGTTGCAACGGATCGCCATTGATATCGGCCCCGGCTCCTTCACGGGGCTGCGCGTGGGTTTGGCCCTTGCCAAGGGTCTGAGCTTGGGAACGGGGATCGCGGTTGTTCCGGTCTCTTCTCTTGAGGCGCTGGCGGCCGGCATCGCCGGGGATCAGCCGGTTCTGGCGACCCTCCCGGCCCCCAAAGGCAGGGTTTATGCCGCGCTCCTTCAACGGGACACCGAAGGGTACCATCCCCTGATCGCGGAGGCCTGTTGGGAACCCTCCACCCTTCGCGCGGAAATCGGTCACCGGCTTGATCCGGCGGCTGACCGGGGGGCCCTGGCCGGGCCGGGGATTGACCGCTTGGATCTCTCGCATCAACTTTGGAGGGGAGGGTGGCGTCTTTATCCGGAGCTGCACCCATCGGCCGTAACCGTGGCCCTTTGCGGGTCCGGGACCGGCAGGGAGAATCTTAGAGGAAAGGAGCTCGCGGCCCTCGTTCCGCGATATCTCAAGGGTGCCGATGTCCGCCGACCACAGTACAAAACAGAACTCCCACGAAGGGATTGA
- the tsaE gene encoding tRNA (adenosine(37)-N6)-threonylcarbamoyltransferase complex ATPase subunit type 1 TsaE has translation MRWARAVLSRDEEETRRYGVLVAETAPSHAVVALMGELGTGKTRLVAGSAEGFGYEGRVRSPTFTLMNQYRVVHPLYHFDLYRLPSVDELELAEWEEYWDTGELSLIEWAERLGSDLPERALRIWLAHRGGTIRRIVFEAPMGEWDKLARTLEGKEVDAYPRD, from the coding sequence ATGAGATGGGCCCGGGCTGTCCTCAGCAGGGATGAGGAGGAGACCCGCCGGTACGGCGTCTTAGTTGCGGAGACCGCTCCGTCCCATGCGGTCGTGGCCCTGATGGGAGAGCTGGGCACCGGCAAGACGAGATTGGTCGCCGGTTCCGCCGAGGGGTTTGGATATGAGGGCCGCGTCCGGAGCCCGACGTTCACCCTGATGAATCAGTACCGGGTCGTGCATCCTCTGTACCATTTTGATCTTTACCGATTGCCCTCCGTCGATGAGCTGGAATTGGCGGAGTGGGAGGAATACTGGGATACCGGAGAACTGAGTCTCATTGAGTGGGCGGAGAGATTGGGCTCCGATCTCCCGGAAAGGGCGCTGAGGATTTGGCTGGCCCATCGCGGGGGAACGATCCGGCGGATCGTTTTTGAGGCGCCCATGGGTGAATGGGACAAACTGGCCCGCACCCTTGAGGGGAAGGAAGTCGATGCGTATCCTCGGGATTGA
- a CDS encoding bifunctional response regulator/alkaline phosphatase family protein, giving the protein MADKISARNETRRILWVDDEIDLLRPHILYLEGKGYEILPSSNALDALDLISREPVDLVLLDEMMPGMDGLAMLDALKGTHPYLPVIMITKSEEEDLMDRAIGRRITDYLIKPVNPSQIWMACKKVFERREIVKEQRVRGYVQDVAEIRSLSTIDFKWDDWAQLYYKMVRWDLELLRSEDSALRQAHQDYISSLNVEFCRYVEVHYRGWVDQARGERPPFSNDLVEQKVMPLVKQGKKVSLIVIDCMRLDQWLVMEPLLTEMFHSDVDLYCSILPTATPYSRNAIFSGLFPIEIARRFPEYWQEAQNTETSKNRYEQVLLKKLLERNGVRSDALRYLKIYNRNEALELSRQLGSIADLSFSALVFTFVDALSHGRSQSELLQELAPDEDALRSHLRTWFSHSILMETLRTLSERGVHVVITTDHGSVQVKKATRVRANRETSSGVRYKYGDNLVCDERTAIHVRDPQIFKLPLDGLVKHYILAKENYFFLYPNNFRKYERLFRNSFQHGGVSLEEMILPVVTLTPRNLQ; this is encoded by the coding sequence ATGGCGGACAAGATCTCTGCTCGAAATGAAACCCGGAGGATTCTCTGGGTTGATGACGAGATCGATCTGCTGCGGCCGCATATTCTCTATCTCGAGGGGAAAGGATACGAGATCCTTCCGTCGAGCAATGCCTTGGATGCGCTCGATCTCATCTCGCGCGAGCCTGTGGATCTTGTTCTACTCGATGAAATGATGCCCGGTATGGATGGCCTGGCGATGCTGGACGCCCTCAAGGGAACCCATCCCTATCTCCCCGTTATTATGATTACAAAAAGCGAGGAAGAGGACCTGATGGATCGGGCGATCGGAAGGCGGATCACCGACTATCTTATCAAACCGGTCAATCCCAGTCAGATTTGGATGGCCTGCAAAAAAGTTTTCGAGCGGCGCGAAATTGTGAAAGAACAGCGGGTCCGGGGGTATGTGCAGGATGTCGCCGAGATCCGTTCCCTATCCACAATCGATTTTAAGTGGGATGATTGGGCCCAATTATATTACAAAATGGTGCGATGGGATTTGGAGCTTCTCCGTTCCGAAGATTCGGCTCTACGACAGGCGCATCAGGATTATATCTCAAGCCTCAATGTAGAATTCTGCCGGTATGTTGAGGTCCATTACAGGGGCTGGGTGGATCAAGCCCGGGGAGAAAGACCGCCCTTCTCGAACGACCTGGTGGAACAAAAAGTCATGCCGTTGGTCAAGCAGGGGAAGAAAGTTTCCCTTATTGTCATTGATTGCATGAGACTGGATCAATGGCTTGTGATGGAGCCGTTATTAACGGAGATGTTTCATTCGGATGTCGATCTTTACTGCTCTATCCTTCCCACCGCGACACCCTATTCCCGCAACGCCATTTTCAGCGGGCTCTTCCCCATTGAGATCGCCCGCCGGTTTCCGGAATATTGGCAGGAGGCGCAGAACACTGAGACCAGCAAAAACCGGTATGAGCAGGTATTGTTAAAGAAACTTCTTGAACGGAACGGCGTACGTTCCGATGCCCTTCGCTATCTGAAGATTTATAACCGGAACGAGGCCCTGGAGCTTAGCCGCCAATTGGGAAGCATTGCCGACCTTTCCTTTTCGGCGCTGGTTTTTACATTTGTCGATGCTCTTTCACATGGGCGGAGCCAGTCGGAGCTATTACAAGAATTGGCGCCGGATGAAGATGCCCTGCGCTCGCACCTGCGGACCTGGTTCTCACACTCGATCCTGATGGAGACCCTCCGCACGCTCTCCGAAAGGGGGGTGCACGTCGTTATTACCACCGATCACGGCAGCGTGCAGGTGAAAAAAGCGACACGGGTCCGCGCCAATCGTGAAACGAGTTCCGGCGTACGGTACAAGTACGGTGACAACCTTGTTTGCGACGAGCGGACGGCCATCCATGTGCGGGATCCCCAGATCTTCAAGCTCCCCCTGGATGGCTTGGTGAAACATTACATACTGGCAAAGGAAAACTATTTCTTCCTCTATCCGAATAACTTTCGCAAATATGAGCGCCTTTTCAGGAACTCCTTTCAACATGGCGGCGTTTCCCTCGAAGAGATGATTTTGCCGGTCGTAACCCTCACTCCGCGGAATCTCCAATGA
- a CDS encoding HAMP domain-containing histidine kinase, translating into MAITRGNLPGLLKGYLFFGSFILIALTFLYTSSWIGKIRDESRMISELLARFAALTTFQAIESDELRTVFEEIIKPSDLPLILSDTDGRPFVWKNIGIPPEAVDVATVAGIDPENPPEGPIRRVIDMVHRFDATNPPIPMYAPDGEKLFGYVHYGERSLVRELRWVPVVQFITLFFFLALGYLGYRSMKTSEQRAIWIGLAKETAHQLGTPISSLLGWVELLREKVMDQRGDKDEPPDSVSLDGRFIHDVVEEMDRDADRLNKIALRFGQVGSVPQLRVQDVVPIVSGAVRYFRRRLPHLRKQAEIREGYGLVPPVSVNKELVEWCIENVLKNAIDATQDSGGVIEISVAHRRETECVEIRISDEGRGMSPRELKKIFSPGYSTKTRGWGLGLTLAMRIIEDYHGGKIWVEKSQIGKGTTFVISFPV; encoded by the coding sequence ATGGCTATTACGCGAGGCAACCTGCCCGGTCTGCTAAAGGGTTATCTCTTCTTCGGAAGCTTCATCCTGATCGCCCTGACCTTTCTCTACACCTCCTCCTGGATCGGAAAGATCCGGGATGAATCCCGGATGATATCGGAACTCCTTGCCCGATTCGCCGCCCTGACCACATTCCAAGCCATCGAATCGGATGAGCTCAGAACGGTTTTTGAAGAAATCATCAAGCCCAGCGACCTGCCCTTGATCCTCTCCGACACCGATGGACGTCCCTTTGTCTGGAAGAATATCGGGATTCCTCCGGAGGCCGTGGACGTCGCTACGGTGGCCGGCATCGATCCCGAGAATCCGCCGGAGGGGCCGATACGCAGGGTCATCGATATGGTTCACCGCTTTGATGCCACCAATCCCCCGATCCCGATGTACGCTCCCGATGGAGAAAAACTCTTTGGTTATGTTCACTACGGTGAGCGCTCATTGGTTCGTGAATTGCGATGGGTTCCTGTTGTACAATTCATAACCCTTTTCTTTTTCCTCGCTCTGGGATACCTCGGCTACCGGAGTATGAAAACCTCGGAGCAGCGAGCCATCTGGATCGGTTTGGCCAAGGAAACGGCCCATCAATTGGGAACCCCGATCAGCAGTTTGCTGGGCTGGGTGGAGCTTCTTCGTGAGAAGGTGATGGACCAGAGGGGGGACAAAGATGAGCCTCCCGATTCCGTTTCACTCGACGGGCGATTCATTCACGATGTCGTGGAGGAGATGGACCGGGATGCCGATCGGCTGAACAAGATCGCTCTCCGCTTCGGGCAGGTCGGGTCGGTGCCTCAGCTGCGGGTCCAGGATGTTGTTCCGATCGTCAGCGGAGCCGTCCGCTATTTCAGACGACGATTGCCGCATCTGCGGAAGCAGGCTGAAATTCGTGAAGGGTACGGTCTGGTGCCGCCGGTGAGTGTGAATAAAGAGCTTGTTGAGTGGTGCATTGAGAATGTTCTAAAGAATGCTATCGACGCGACGCAGGACAGCGGGGGGGTGATTGAGATCTCTGTCGCCCACCGGCGTGAAACCGAATGTGTCGAGATCCGGATTAGTGATGAGGGACGGGGAATGTCGCCCCGGGAACTCAAAAAGATTTTCTCCCCCGGCTATTCCACAAAGACCCGCGGGTGGGGGTTGGGGTTGACCCTGGCCATGCGGATCATCGAAGATTATCATGGCGGTAAGATCTGGGTCGAAAAGAGCCAGATCGGCAAGGGAACCACCTTTGTCATTTCCTTCCCTGTTTGA
- the serS gene encoding serine--tRNA ligase, whose translation MLDLKLIRSRPDDVRRALEAKGETGADLNRLLEIDQIWRAKLARVEELRAERNRRSQEVARRRKVGEEAGDLIEETRRLSGEQGDLENEIKELKTELDRLHEWIPNLPHASVPIGPAETANQEIRRWGDFSFPQGRQPHWKIGPELGLFDLDIAAKISGAGFTLFTGAGARLERALINFLLDWHTKRHGYTEIAPPLMVRRESAFGTGQLPKLEEDMYASEKDGLFLIPTAEVPLTNIYREEVLAASRLPIYLTAYTSCFRREAGAYGRDTRGLVRVHQFGKVELVKFVKPETSYDELEKLVQNAEAVLQALELPYRVVVLGSGDLSFAAAKCYDLELWAPAEERWLEISSCSNFEDFQARRAGIRYRGEDGKVHFVHTLNGSGVALPRLLVALLEVHQTASGEVKIPASLQPYMDGLEILTPVQ comes from the coding sequence ATGCTTGATTTGAAGTTGATTCGTAGTCGTCCGGATGATGTGCGCCGGGCGCTTGAGGCCAAGGGTGAAACGGGGGCTGATCTGAATCGGCTCTTGGAAATCGATCAGATATGGCGGGCCAAACTTGCCCGGGTTGAAGAGCTGCGGGCGGAACGAAACCGCCGCTCACAGGAGGTGGCCCGGCGGCGGAAGGTGGGTGAAGAGGCCGGTGATCTCATTGAGGAAACCCGGCGTCTGAGTGGGGAACAGGGTGATCTCGAAAATGAGATCAAAGAGTTGAAAACCGAATTGGACCGGCTCCACGAATGGATTCCCAATCTCCCGCATGCGAGTGTTCCCATCGGCCCGGCGGAGACGGCCAATCAGGAGATCCGCCGGTGGGGTGATTTTTCGTTCCCGCAGGGGCGGCAACCCCATTGGAAAATCGGTCCGGAACTGGGCCTGTTCGATTTGGATATCGCCGCGAAGATCAGCGGCGCCGGATTTACCCTTTTTACAGGCGCCGGGGCGCGGCTGGAGCGCGCCTTGATCAATTTCCTCCTCGATTGGCATACCAAGCGGCATGGTTATACGGAGATCGCTCCGCCGCTCATGGTTCGCAGGGAATCGGCTTTTGGGACCGGTCAGCTTCCAAAGCTGGAAGAGGACATGTATGCGTCGGAGAAAGACGGGCTCTTTCTCATTCCGACAGCGGAGGTCCCACTGACGAACATTTACCGCGAAGAAGTTCTGGCGGCTTCCAGGTTGCCGATCTATCTGACAGCTTATACTTCCTGTTTCCGCCGAGAGGCGGGGGCTTATGGCCGGGATACGCGCGGATTGGTCCGCGTCCACCAGTTCGGCAAAGTCGAACTCGTGAAGTTTGTGAAGCCCGAAACCTCCTACGACGAACTCGAGAAACTTGTACAAAACGCAGAGGCGGTTCTTCAGGCGCTGGAATTGCCCTACCGTGTGGTTGTTTTGGGTTCGGGCGACCTTTCCTTCGCCGCCGCGAAATGTTACGACCTCGAGTTGTGGGCGCCGGCCGAGGAACGTTGGCTCGAAATATCATCCTGCAGCAATTTTGAGGATTTTCAGGCCCGCCGGGCGGGGATCCGCTATCGCGGCGAGGATGGCAAGGTTCATTTTGTACATACATTGAACGGTTCCGGTGTCGCGCTTCCCCGTCTTCTGGTAGCCCTACTGGAGGTTCATCAGACGGCATCGGGCGAGGTTAAGATCCCGGCTTCGTTGCAACCATACATGGATGGGTTGGAGATCCTAACTCCCGTCCAATAG
- the hemC gene encoding hydroxymethylbilane synthase — translation MGADRTLRLGVLQGKLGNLQAQSILKSLKRRTKGFVWDVLAFPVKAPRRGKSPHSGQIPIREFYSESLHEAMLSNKIDVAVHRMKDFPPFLPEGVHIAAVLERKTPLDVFVSRDHRILDELPAGARVCVSSLRRKAQLQQYRSDLEITYCLGDVEERLAHLDAGDMEGLVLAAAGMEWLGLQDRVSEIFTIDISVPAAGQGALGLMARTGDKETIESIAVLNDSLSRKENKAERAFLRTLEAWPGAPVGALGCIKGDILRLEAVICSSDGENILRLGMDGSPDDPEWVGDHLGRQMLRELGREILDVARKEL, via the coding sequence ATGGGCGCAGACCGCACTCTACGTCTGGGTGTTCTCCAAGGGAAATTGGGAAACCTGCAGGCGCAATCAATATTAAAGAGTCTGAAACGACGGACGAAGGGATTCGTCTGGGACGTACTCGCCTTCCCCGTAAAGGCGCCGCGCCGGGGGAAAAGCCCCCATAGTGGACAGATTCCGATCCGGGAATTTTACAGCGAGTCCCTTCATGAGGCGATGCTTTCCAACAAGATTGATGTCGCCGTTCACCGGATGAAAGATTTTCCGCCCTTTCTGCCCGAGGGGGTCCACATCGCCGCGGTCCTTGAGCGCAAGACACCCTTGGATGTCTTTGTCTCCAGGGACCACCGGATTCTGGATGAGCTGCCAGCCGGTGCGAGGGTTTGTGTGAGCAGCCTTCGGCGAAAAGCCCAGTTGCAGCAGTATCGCTCAGATCTGGAGATCACTTATTGTCTGGGGGATGTGGAGGAGCGCCTCGCCCATCTGGACGCCGGGGATATGGAGGGGCTGGTTCTTGCGGCGGCGGGGATGGAATGGTTGGGTCTTCAAGATAGGGTGAGCGAGATTTTCACCATCGACATTTCGGTTCCGGCGGCGGGCCAGGGGGCTCTGGGTCTGATGGCGCGCACGGGGGACAAAGAGACGATAGAATCTATTGCGGTCCTCAACGACTCCCTCAGCCGGAAAGAGAACAAGGCGGAGAGGGCGTTTCTCCGCACGCTGGAAGCATGGCCCGGGGCGCCCGTCGGCGCGCTGGGGTGTATCAAGGGTGATATACTAAGACTGGAGGCGGTCATCTGTTCTTCCGATGGGGAAAATATCCTCCGTTTGGGGATGGATGGGTCTCCTGATGATCCTGAATGGGTCGGAGATCACCTGGGTCGCCAGATGTTGAGAGAACTGGGGCGGGAAATTCTGGATGTCGCCCGCAAGGAGCTTTGA